Genomic window (Aquila chrysaetos chrysaetos chromosome 22, bAquChr1.4, whole genome shotgun sequence):
accaccagaggactcctgaagaccaccagagaccttcaatgcgcctgcgtaaaggacatttgcatatgctaatagtttcccagaaaactaatgaatatgtataacatttctcagaaatctagtgaatatgtatgtagaacctgtacttaacctgcacaattagacctgtCGGTGtgtgccttggtagagcagaggctcccggtgcacccagcACTGTTCGCTTGCCTCTATTCatgtaataaattgtaaactttaatgAGAATCCCGTTTTGgacatgatcatttttcacagttGTTATACCTACTGCAGCTCATTTTCTTATTCCTGGCATCTCAGGTAGAACGCTGCACTGCTTTGCTGCCTTTCCTTGAGCAATTTCTTGTCTAGAGGGGTTCAGCCATTCCATGATTCCTCTTCTCCATCCTCAGGTTAcacaaaactgctgctgtgtgcATCGTGGAAAAATCACAGCAGCCTTCCTGAGTTCTCCTCACTACTCCTTTTGGTGAGGTCGGCAGCTCTCTCTGGGCCTGGTACCTTTTAATAGCTCATTTCTGGCCACCAGCTGCAAATTCCCGCAAATGCctttctggggaaaaatgaGCTCTTCTATCTCCTCGGTGGCCACCCACACCCCGCTTCAAAGACACGTGGTTTTGGAAGCACCTTTTGGGTGACGACTTTCTCGTTCTCATCACCACCGTGGAAGATCCCAGGACACCGAGACCCTGTTGTCTTATGTTTCTGGTGAGTCTCTGGGCTTTTTTTGGCTTCAACAACCATGCACTCCAGCCCTGTGGGGACAGAAGCCGTGCCTGAGCCCAGAGGCTGGCTGGTTTCAGCCCTGCAAGGCCGGAGGAGTCCATCCtccggttccccccccccacgctgTGCACACTCGTGTCTGTGTCCCCGCGTGCAGGCCCTGTGCCCCGTCCCCGGAGCCAGTGCCGTGACCGCCGACCGCGCCGAAGAGGGTCGCCATGCGCTCCCCCACGCAGCGGGGCCGCCCAGGCTCCCTCCTGAAGCCGCAGCAGCGGGACGGTGGGAGATGCCCCCGCAGAGCCCCTGCCCCGGGAAGGGCTGACCCTGGTCCTGCCGCGCTGGGAGCTGGGCGGGCGAGCGGGGGGGACTGGGCCTCGggccccggggctccccgggcTGCGGGCGGACCCCGGCGGCCGAGCCCTCAGGGGGAAGAGCGGGGCCCCGGCCCCCCTTCCCGGGGCTGCCCGGCGACACCTCCGTGATCCGGACCGGCTCCGCCCGGCCTCCTCCCCGCTGCCCTGCCCGCCTTtctccccgccccggcccggcctccctcctcctcctcctcctcctcctccctccgccGCCATgtggggccggcggcggcgcggcttCGGGCCCAGCGGCAGCGGCGCGGAGGAGCTGCGGGCCCGGCGGCGAGAGCGAGAGGCAGGTCCGCCCCGGGACCGCGACCGCGACCGGGACCGGGGCAGCGCGGCAGGACGGGGCCGGGCCCTGGGCCGAGGTCTGGGGGCCGGAGGGGCCCGGGCGGGTtcggcccccccccgccgtgggtGACGGGGCCGCTGGTGGGAGTCCCCACGGCCGCCGGCTCTGCCCCACAGCGGGACCCAAACagagccccggccccccgccccgtctGGGGGTGCGCAGGATGGTTGGCATCTGCGGGCACCCTGCCCACTCGGGGTAGCATTTTAcagtgggttgtttttttttaatccacgTGAGTTTTCTGCCCTGGATGCCCCATTTCCtcaaccacctccctgcagtTTGGGTTTTCCAAGGTCTCGCCTATGTAAAACCAGCCTTGGGTCCCTCCCGGTGCGGCCGCTCTGGTCCTCATGCCTCTGTCCTGCTTTCACGGCGGTTTGCCCAGCCGTGGCTTTGCCCGTTGATGAGTGAGTGCCCGAccccgcagccccgcggcgTGCAAGGTCTAAGTGCAGTCGCGGTCTCGCGTGTCTCTCCCTGGCTCGCACAAGGAGGAACTGGCAGTTTCTCCCTGTTAAAAGGGATGAGGCTCTTTGGTGGGATGGAGAAGCGTCTTGGCCTAGGCAGGTGGTGATGGGGACCGATTCGATAACAGCTCTCAGGAAAGCCCGGCGGCAGGAGCAGCTGGTCAGCAAGCGGCTTCTGCGGGAGGACACCGCAGCAGAGGAGGGTGGACAGGATGGAGCAGAGATCGTGCCGGACCCTCTCTCGGAGGATGAGGTGAAGAGCATGATGTTCTCCGTGGTGatgggggtccctggggtcTTCCCCAGCCTCTAGGCATGTGGAGGAGCCTGAGCGGAGGTGGGTTTGGGAGTGTTTTCTAAGTCACTGCCAGACATGGTGAGAAACAGTAAGGTTCTTTGTGACCATCTTTCCGCCCTGCGTTTCTCTGCCTCCAGGATTAACGGGATGAAATCTTAACCCTGGCACTGCTTGAAATTCAcccatcttttaatttttggatAGGTTCTTGAGCTGCTCAGAGGCGTGCAGAGGGCTtcagaagacaggaaaagatCGCTCAGCCGTCTCCGCTGGGCTCTGCAGAACAAGGAGACTCAGCAGAAGTTTGTCAGGTCAGCCCAGGTCTGGCACTGCATGGCTGTTACCAAGGGCATGTCCAGAGTGGCTCTTTGTCCCGGTTGTTGTGTGGGTGAGCTGGTGTGTGGCCGAGGGTGGAAGGCAGGAGGTGACAACACCCTTTGGGTTCCACCAGGCTGGACGGCAGCATCCGGACACTCATCGGGCTCTTCACCAGCAGCCTGGCTGACATGCAGATGGAGGCAGCCCGCTGTCTCCATGAGCTCTCCCACTCCAGTGACCCTGCTGTGGCTGAGGCATGTCTGCCAGTGACCTCCTATCTCCTCACCTACCTCTCAGGACACAGCGTTGAGTTCACGGTAAGATCCGTGCTTGCGTTTGCCGGAGCTCTGGCACCTGATAAGCTTTTGGTAGCGGCTGGGTGTTGACCTCTTTTGGCCAGCCTTAGCCTAACATGGCTCACATAGGAGTGCTGGTGGGAAGGGGCCCTCTGGAAGTCTCTAGTCCAGCCTTCCCCTTGGAGCAGGACTGTCCCCGGTGCTAGCCCAGGGCAGCAAGGCTTTGTCTGGCCAAGTCTTGGAAATATGGAGACCCCCTACACTGTGGCCTGTCCCAACACCAAGAGGAGTTTGGATCCATTGTGTTTGCACCTCCTTCCAGGTAGCTGCAGGCTGCTCTTAATGCTCCCAAGCCTGACCTGGGCCAGACaaatcctcctgctgcagcccaggacgCAGTGGTTTGCCTCACTTCCAGTGGGTTCCTCCTCTTGAGCTCCAAGCTCTGTTTAGGGAAGCAGGAACTGCAGGCTGTGGCAGTTGGACTCCATCATCAGACACGTGGTCTGGCCTCTTGATGCAGGCTGGACCTGGATGGGAGGTACCTTGGTGTCTGTGTGGTGGGTAAAGCAGAAATACTAGATGCGGGCCAGTTTAGGTGTTTTAAAAGATCTTGGAAAAGTGAAAGAGATGGGCAGCAGCAGTCTGGGATGCAGGAACAGCTACTTTGTCAGCTTACCTTCCTGAAACAAGGAGGCAGGCTTTCAGCCAGGTCGGGAGGAAGAGCAGAGTGTCTGTGGCTCCAAGCTGTGCAGTTTGATCTGGGCGAAGGAGCAAACAGTTGGAGTAGCTCTGGAACAGCCATGTGTTTTTCCAGCTGCCGAGCAGTGCACCTTCTGCAGTGCACTGTGCTCCTTTGAGAAGCAGACACGATCAGAGCTAAGGACCAAGATGGGGAGCAACCCCAAGGTGATGATCACATTTAATGCAGCACACCAGCAGTCTCCAGGAGAATACTGTGGAATTAGAGGTGTCTCAGAGAAATGTTGTAGCAATAATTAGAAGCCTGAAAAACCTCCAAAGTAGAAGTGATCAGATCCTGACCTGAGCCAgatagaaaaagaataaattgaaGCTGATACAGCTGGGAATGGGGTAGCTGGAGAATCCAGCAGTATCCATCTCTGTTTACCCCTCTGAAGACAGCTTCTGCCCTGCTCAGGGGAAGTGTGTGCCCTAGTCCCAGGGTGCAGGGACCTAGAGGCCTTGCTGGCTGGCCACAGTCCCCCTGTGGAGTGCAGAGGAGGTAACTTGCTCTCTTGGGCATGTTTCAGGAGCTGTGTTTGTACACGCTGGGGAACCTGGTAGTAGAAAGCGAAGCTGTGAGGAAGCAGCTTCTGCCTCAGGGCATTATTCCAGTGCTGGCATCCTGCATCCAGGTGGGTGAAATAGCTCagtcacactcttcccctgccctgccccagaaAGACATCTTTTCTTATGCCCTTGAGATGTTGGCTGACAGTACTGAGTTACCAGCCTTCCTTCCAGCTGTGGCCACAGGCAGAGACCCCTCTGCAGAGGGCTGTTCCCTTGCAGGTGAGGGTCTCTCATGGGCGCTCCTGCACTCCATTTTTGGGGCTCAGGTCACCACCCtgtgctcttctgcagctgaatGTCTCACATCTGTAACTGCGGCTTGCCGATAAACAGTCTGTAACACAGGGAGCTGGAGGCTTCTCCCCTCTGCACGTCTTGGGTCCAGCAGGCATATGAGACCAACACAGTGAGCAGGGCTGTCGTTTGCAGATCTGAATGCtcaaagcagcactgctgccgTGTTTGGGTTCCTGGATCCCTACAGCTGCAGCCCATGTTGagtgtggggagggggaacagCTCAGCTTTGGTGTGGCCACAGGTTGCTCTGTCACCCCCGGTCCCCTGCTATGCCCCCTTTTCTCCAGGCATGGAGAGACTGCACGGATCAGCTGCTTGGTTTGGTGTGAAAAAGAGGTATCGCCCTCTCACCAGCACGGCAGCTGGCACCCTGGGATCCCCTGGCTATGTCATGCAGGATTAACTTTGTTCTGTTTGATTGCAGTCCCCACATGAGGCTGTGCTGGAAGGTCTGGGCTACGTCCTCTCACAGCTCCTCCAAGCCAAGGAAGCCCCCACAGAGATCATACCGTGAGTCCAAgcctctgtcctggtttcgggtgggatagagttaattttctttctagcagctggtatagtgttatgttttggattcagtaagagaagaatgttgataacacactgatgttttcagttgttgctaagtagtgtttatactaaggcaaggatttttcagcttctcatgcccagccagcaagaaggctggaggggcacgagaagttgggaggggacacagccaggacagctgacccaaactggccaaaggggtattcccTGCCATGTGACGtcacgcccagtatataaacgggggggagttggcctggggggggatcgctgcttgggaactaactgggcatcagtcagcaagcggtgagcaattgcattgtgcatcacttggtttgtatattccaattcttttattattattgtcattttattattgttattattttcttcctttctgttctatgaaactgttcttatttcaacccacgagttttactgtttttttcacaattctctcccccatcccactgggtggagggaaagtgagtgagtggctgcacggtgcttagttgctggctggagttaaagCATGACAGCCTCTTAACCCTGCATCAGGATGGGCCCTGGGGCCCAGCATGGTATTTGCGTGGCAGGGACAGCAACGCCTTTCTCATCCCAGTGATATTAATAGTTCAGAGCAGAATCCTATCAGAACTATGGAGGTTCTGTTGCAGATCAGGGTGCAGGGCTTGACTTTTTTCCCTCAGCCTCATCTGAGCAGACAGCTCTGGTATTTCGGTAAAGGACAGAGTTGAGCAGAGAAGGCTCGCAGGGGAATTCTGGCTGTATTCCTCCTGCGAAGGAAAAGATCAGCTTGACAGCCCCCAGTGCAAAAAATGTGACCCCAGCCAAGGTGTCCCAAGTGCCCCCAGgccctgccatggacagggagAGCTTGT
Coding sequences:
- the TMCO6 gene encoding transmembrane and coiled-coil domain-containing protein 6 isoform X4, giving the protein MWGRRRRGFGPSGSGAEELRARRREREAALRKARRQEQLVSKRLLREDTAAEEGGQDGAEIVPDPLSEDEVLELLRGVQRASEDRKRSLSRLRWALQNKETQQKFVRLDGSIRTLIGLFTSSLADMQMEAARCLHELSHSSDPAVAEACLPVTSYLLTYLSGHSVEFTELCLYTLGNLVVESEAVRKQLLPQGIIPVLASCIQSPHEAVLEGLGYVLSQLLQAKEAPTEIIPLVLDSVLPQHMLRLVCSGLKAGIGAAVEFAWCLHYIVCSHTANAALLSLGALPALTSLLLDLASEIPQDAPEGLELLVCPVLRCLSNLLAEETDCEVQIQDERLLVALFLILQCFLQQHPFIVQECLWLLNNLTADKPFFCSTLLGLDLLPALLQLLPCSQMASVLVLTVLCNIAEKGPAYCQQLHQQPALPLLLPTLTLPNPEVVGQCLELLHLLFLHWPEVTQP